One window of Triticum dicoccoides isolate Atlit2015 ecotype Zavitan chromosome 5A, WEW_v2.0, whole genome shotgun sequence genomic DNA carries:
- the LOC119303496 gene encoding uncharacterized protein LOC119303496 has product MAGTSGAQISSRRPANRPRALPDPRRPCPSSNIRSHAQSAGRKRKYSVAIDVDPVRDWANIGDGPAGLIAELALASDVADYIRFRAVCQLWRRCSPDPCAGGLDGRFLPCKWIMLDKALAGPRRHRFLNVSTGECIRMDLPELAEHTLLSLTPEGLLLLLLETTLVVRLLNPLTRQLTNLPPMTALLRSGQHRSRQCGFKIGKTFSVSGVGLLADTSMVAVNFFDPRGLFVAKPGDESWTMVDTMVDKEYINSVLPFAGRFYCANYRGVMVLTIGSDQQPPRPQLVADRSDSFYFSLMTHSLHLVDNGGELMLVHRALSRDSEYDMRYDAYRVDLEAGVLTQAKGFNGRAVFMGMCRSISVSAEAAYPSLAADTIYLGHDCDDQIQGYNIADGSRCSLIEAVCPHSVVDCLRRCIQGVGKRLA; this is encoded by the coding sequence ATGGCGGGGACCTCCGGAGCCCAGATCTCCTCCCGGCGGCCGGCTAACCGACCGAGGGCCCTCCCCGatccgcgccgcccctgcccttccTCCAACATCCGATCCCACGCCCAATCAGCTGGACGCAAGCGAAAATACTCGGTGGCCATCGACGTGGATCCCGTCCGTGACTGGGCGAACATCGGGGACGGGCCAGCCGGCCTGATCGCCGAGCTTGCCCTCGCCAGCGACGTGGCCGACTATATCCGGTTCCGCGCCGTGTGCCAGCTGTGGCGGCGGTGCTCGCCGGACCCGTGCGCCGGCGGCCTGGACGGCCGCTTCCTCCCCTGCAAGTGGATCATGCTTGACAAGGCGCTTGCCGGGCCCCGCCGCCATCGCTTCCTCAATGTGTCTACAGGCGAGTGCATACGTATGGACCTCCCGGAGCTCGCGGAGCACACGTTGCTCTCGCTCACCCCAGaaggcctcctcctcctgctcctcgagACCACCCTGGTCGTCCGCCTGCTTAACCCACTCACGCGGCAGCTCACCAACCTTCCGCCGATGACCGCGCTCCTGAGATCAGGGCAGCATCGGTCCAGGCAATGTGGCTTCAAGATAGGGAAAACATTCAGTGTGTCTGGCGTGGGTCTTCTTGCCGACACCTCCATGGTGGCAGTCAATTTCTTTGATCCCAGGGGGCTTTTTGTCGCTAAGCCCGGCGATGAGAGTTGGACCATGGTCGACACAATGGTCGACAAGGAATACATAAATTCGGTTTTGCCTTTTGCGGGGCGCTTCTACTGCGCCAACTACAGGGGCGTCATGGTGCTGACGATCGGCTCGGATCAGCAGCCACCCCGGCCCCAGTTGGTCGCTGACCGGAGCGACTCATTTTATTTCTCCCTGATGACGCACAGCCTTCACCTGGTGGACAACGGCGGGGAGTTGATGCTGGTGCACCGAGCGCTAAGCCGGGACAGTGAGTATGACATGAGGTATGATGCTTACAGAGTGGATTTGGAAGCTGGGGTCCTGACCCAGGCCAAGGGCTTCAACGGGCGCGCCGTGTTCATGGGCATGTGCCGCTCAATTTCTGTATCGGCTGAGGCTGCTTACCCCTCTCTCGCTGCTGATACCATCTACCTGGGACACGATTGTGATGACCAGATTCAGGGGTACAATATCGCGGATGGAAGCAGATGCAGTCTGATTGAGGCAGTATGTCCGCATAGTGTTGTGGATTGTCTCCGCCGTTGCATCCAGGGAGTCGGCAAGCGACTTGCTTGA